Proteins encoded by one window of Chitinispirillum alkaliphilum:
- a CDS encoding Flagellar motor rotation protein MotB, which yields MPREKKKEDPPKGAPAFMTTWGDMCTLLLCFFVMLLAMSTIDPAKFHVAASSFQNAFSGVLESFPSILITRDILVPRLGGDEQNKRMAIDAARRIRRSVQRDNLDEAIKVEVTESGIAIKIADPVGFESGRADIKPELIKTLHDIAATIGRVPETQIRVEGHTDDIPISTPRFPSNWELSAARALNVVKFLAQQGGINPANLSAVGYGEYRPLVPNTSAENRRINRRIEIYVDYIEKRDRS from the coding sequence ATGCCAAGAGAGAAGAAAAAAGAAGATCCGCCTAAGGGCGCACCTGCCTTCATGACCACATGGGGGGATATGTGTACATTGCTGCTGTGCTTTTTTGTTATGCTGCTTGCGATGTCCACAATCGATCCGGCCAAATTCCATGTGGCAGCTTCCTCTTTTCAGAACGCTTTCAGTGGTGTGCTGGAATCTTTTCCATCCATTTTGATCACCAGAGATATCCTTGTCCCCCGGCTCGGAGGGGATGAGCAGAATAAGCGTATGGCGATAGATGCCGCACGGAGAATACGCCGTTCGGTGCAAAGAGACAATCTGGATGAGGCTATAAAAGTGGAAGTTACTGAGAGCGGGATTGCCATAAAAATTGCCGATCCTGTGGGGTTTGAATCAGGGAGGGCAGATATAAAACCCGAGCTTATAAAGACACTTCACGATATAGCTGCTACCATAGGCAGAGTGCCTGAAACACAGATCAGGGTTGAGGGTCACACCGATGATATACCTATCAGCACCCCACGTTTCCCCTCAAACTGGGAGCTATCTGCTGCAAGGGCACTGAATGTGGTGAAGTTTTTGGCTCAGCAGGGAGGGATCAATCCTGCAAATTTAAGTGCTGTGGGTTATGGGGAGTACAGGCCTTTGGTGCCAAATACATCGGCAGAAAACAGACGGATTAACCGAAGAATAGAAATTTATGTCGATTATATAGAGAAACGAGATAGAAGTTAA
- a CDS encoding putative flagellar hook associated protein has product MDLNSRIQAHRSGAIQKGAPTRLQPNESGKAAGTGNGPAFRDVLKSKVEELKFSGHAVSRLKSRNISMSPEIMSKLENAVSGAAGKGARDSLILIRDLAFIVNIPNKTVITAMDGESIRDNVFTNIDSTVIAG; this is encoded by the coding sequence ATGGATCTGAACAGCAGGATACAGGCACATAGAAGTGGAGCCATTCAAAAGGGAGCGCCCACGAGGCTGCAACCCAATGAAAGTGGCAAGGCAGCCGGAACAGGTAACGGACCGGCTTTCAGGGATGTATTAAAAAGTAAAGTTGAGGAACTTAAGTTTTCGGGGCATGCGGTATCCCGTCTGAAAAGCAGGAATATCAGTATGAGTCCGGAAATAATGAGTAAACTTGAAAATGCGGTTTCGGGAGCTGCCGGCAAGGGGGCGCGGGATTCTTTGATATTAATCAGGGATTTGGCCTTCATTGTCAACATTCCCAATAAAACTGTTATAACTGCTATGGATGGAGAGAGTATTAGGGACAATGTATTTACAAACATAGACAGCACAGTAATTGCGGGCTGA
- a CDS encoding Flagellar biosynthetic protein FliO has protein sequence MKTMKKNRWFSKALILTFLWGAVLVFTAAAQAREDDIGKFQIDKVNEAVSGMGEIDYGDEQAGVAQSRQNDNYALVILRIIGYLAIIIALIFLVAWFLKKTGLSGASKVGGGGNMDVLEVLSFGQNRNAMLVRVMDCVYLLGQTPDSIVLLEKIEGQRAIDLIASSKEGTSIVQFKDAFNSFIGKITKSS, from the coding sequence TTGAAAACGATGAAAAAAAACAGATGGTTCAGTAAAGCATTGATACTGACATTTCTCTGGGGAGCGGTTCTTGTTTTTACTGCTGCTGCTCAGGCCCGGGAAGATGATATCGGGAAATTCCAGATAGACAAAGTCAATGAGGCTGTGTCCGGAATGGGCGAAATCGATTACGGTGATGAACAGGCAGGGGTGGCGCAGAGCAGACAAAATGATAATTACGCTTTGGTGATTTTGAGAATTATCGGTTACCTGGCTATAATCATTGCCCTGATATTTCTTGTCGCATGGTTTTTAAAAAAAACCGGATTGTCTGGTGCTTCAAAAGTGGGTGGCGGCGGAAATATGGATGTTCTGGAGGTGCTCTCATTTGGACAGAACAGAAACGCCATGCTTGTAAGAGTTATGGATTGTGTATATTTACTTGGTCAGACACCTGATTCCATTGTGTTGCTTGAGAAGATAGAAGGTCAAAGAGCTATAGATCTCATTGCTTCCAGCAAAGAAGGTACTTCAATTGTGCAGTTTAAGGATGCTTTTAACAGCTTTATAGGAAAGATAACCAAATCCTCATGA
- a CDS encoding Flagellar motor switch protein FliN has protein sequence MSDYLSQDQIDSLLSGALDEGGEDSQQSSAQDSGSNRYPALSAMFDLFCTQAESVVSTVLNKELKLTAEVCEKADFSVIQEKIEAVVLSLSLAFKSGLTGEMYLIIQKKDVAMLSDLMLMGDGSADYNDDHKDAIGELFNQVMGAFSTAYGQELGQEISSGNIEVSEFDLKDPPFPPDALDMAIAKLTVEGMLDSYVALLIPEEIATQVTEKYSSVSSESIGISDAEMDDLSQVASDFGTGGDQFGSASMGGGDSLESPKENIDLLMDIDLDVSIELGRSSLSIKRILELSPGSIVELERMAGEPVDLLVNDKVVAKGEVVVVDENFGIRIVSLVSAEDRIKSLR, from the coding sequence ATGAGTGATTATTTATCTCAGGATCAAATTGACAGTTTGTTGTCCGGTGCTCTGGATGAAGGCGGGGAAGATTCTCAGCAATCTTCTGCTCAGGATTCAGGCTCCAATCGTTATCCTGCACTGAGCGCAATGTTCGATCTGTTTTGTACCCAGGCGGAAAGTGTGGTCTCTACAGTTCTGAATAAGGAGTTGAAGCTCACTGCGGAGGTGTGTGAGAAGGCGGATTTCTCCGTCATACAGGAGAAAATTGAAGCCGTGGTGCTCTCTTTGTCTCTGGCTTTCAAGTCGGGGTTAACGGGTGAGATGTACCTTATCATACAGAAAAAAGATGTGGCAATGCTCTCTGATCTTATGTTGATGGGGGATGGAAGTGCAGATTATAATGATGATCACAAGGATGCTATAGGTGAGTTGTTCAATCAGGTTATGGGCGCATTCTCAACCGCCTACGGGCAGGAGCTGGGACAGGAGATCTCCTCTGGTAATATTGAGGTCAGTGAGTTTGATCTTAAAGACCCTCCCTTCCCGCCTGATGCCCTCGATATGGCAATTGCAAAGCTGACTGTTGAGGGGATGCTTGATTCCTATGTGGCCTTACTTATCCCCGAGGAGATAGCCACTCAGGTAACAGAAAAATACTCCTCGGTTTCCAGCGAAAGCATTGGAATCAGTGATGCGGAAATGGATGATCTCTCACAGGTGGCTTCTGACTTTGGGACCGGAGGGGATCAGTTCGGTAGTGCTTCCATGGGGGGGGGAGATTCCCTTGAGAGTCCAAAGGAGAATATCGATCTGCTTATGGATATCGACCTTGACGTAAGTATTGAGCTGGGTAGGTCGAGCTTGTCGATTAAAAGAATACTTGAATTGTCCCCGGGTTCTATTGTAGAGCTTGAAAGAATGGCCGGTGAGCCTGTTGACCTCCTTGTAAATGACAAGGTGGTGGCAAAAGGGGAAGTTGTTGTGGTGGATGAAAATTTCGGAATCCGCATAGTGTCACTTGTTTCTGCTGAAGACAGAATAAAGAGCTTGCGGTAG
- a CDS encoding Flagellar biosynthesis protein FlhB translates to MAEEPSEEKSEAPSEKRRQDSREKGTVAKSTEVNSVLVLITALFVMRLVGPWLINDLSGSLKEYLNLTSTTEMSFEHSIELLRNMIVLALKYVMPVAGSILVVGVVANIIQIGFLFTLKPLEPKFEKIDPISGAKRLFSMRSLVELVKNIMKLAIIILVAYLTISGKYEEMLQLTGASVITIWYFILDAAFTIILRISLVLIIIAVLDYGYQRFEHEKKLKMTKQEVKEERKQMEGDPQIKARIRSIQREMARRRMMEEVPKATVVVTNPTYIAIALRYEPQENEAPVVVAKGKRVSAERIKKLAVKHDIPIVEDKPLARSMYDKIDVGFPIPVEFFTAVAEIMAYVFKLKNKTAA, encoded by the coding sequence ATGGCAGAAGAACCATCAGAAGAAAAGTCAGAAGCGCCATCGGAGAAACGGCGCCAAGACTCAAGGGAAAAGGGAACGGTTGCAAAAAGTACAGAGGTGAATTCTGTGCTTGTGCTTATTACAGCCCTATTTGTGATGAGACTTGTGGGACCATGGTTGATAAATGATCTGAGCGGGAGCTTAAAGGAATATCTGAATCTGACAAGTACTACAGAGATGAGTTTTGAGCACTCCATTGAATTGCTCAGGAATATGATTGTGCTTGCCTTGAAGTATGTGATGCCTGTGGCGGGCAGTATACTTGTAGTTGGGGTGGTTGCAAATATTATCCAGATCGGGTTTCTCTTCACTCTTAAGCCCCTGGAGCCCAAATTCGAGAAAATCGACCCCATAAGCGGGGCAAAACGACTTTTCTCCATGCGCTCACTTGTGGAGCTTGTAAAAAATATAATGAAACTGGCCATTATTATACTTGTGGCCTACCTTACTATCTCCGGAAAATATGAGGAGATGCTCCAGCTCACAGGCGCCTCAGTGATAACTATCTGGTATTTTATTTTGGATGCCGCTTTTACTATCATTCTCAGAATCTCTCTTGTACTGATTATCATTGCGGTACTTGATTACGGGTATCAGCGCTTTGAACATGAGAAAAAACTCAAGATGACCAAGCAGGAGGTCAAAGAAGAGCGAAAACAGATGGAGGGTGATCCTCAAATCAAGGCGCGGATTCGATCCATACAGCGGGAAATGGCAAGGCGGCGCATGATGGAAGAGGTGCCCAAAGCAACGGTTGTGGTTACCAACCCTACCTATATTGCCATTGCACTGAGATATGAACCCCAGGAGAACGAAGCGCCTGTGGTTGTTGCCAAGGGGAAGAGAGTTTCTGCTGAGAGGATAAAGAAGCTTGCAGTAAAACACGACATTCCGATTGTGGAGGATAAACCGCTTGCCAGATCAATGTATGACAAAATCGATGTGGGTTTTCCCATTCCGGTAGAATTCTTTACAGCTGTTGCAGAGATTATGGCATATGTGTTTAAGCTTAAAAACAAGACCGCAGCCTGA
- a CDS encoding Flagellar biosynthesis protein FliP, translated as MISQPLSTTPLSLSTENTMNFRKKNSRFRKNLLRFRLALISFFIVLGPAVSALQAQAIPRVSLSVADTNNPGDVAVALQIVFLITILALAPSILVMVTSFVRIVIVFSFLRRALGTQTMPPDQIMVGLSLFLTFFIMMPVITEVNDQAIQPYLAEELEWGDALDRASRPVRNFMLRQVSEKDVALFVRISGAPAPRNVDDLPMSVIIPAFITSELKTGFIIGFILFIPFLVIDMIVASVLLSMGMMMLPPVMISMPFKIILFVLVDGWHLIVRQLVVSFN; from the coding sequence ATGATATCCCAGCCACTCTCTACTACTCCTTTATCTCTATCGACAGAGAACACCATGAACTTTAGAAAAAAAAATTCCCGCTTCAGGAAAAATCTTCTCAGGTTCAGACTCGCGCTTATCTCTTTTTTCATCGTGCTGGGTCCCGCAGTTTCAGCCCTGCAGGCACAGGCGATCCCGCGGGTAAGTCTTTCGGTTGCAGATACCAATAACCCCGGGGATGTTGCGGTAGCGCTACAGATTGTTTTTCTTATCACTATTCTTGCTCTTGCACCATCTATTCTTGTAATGGTGACTTCTTTTGTAAGAATTGTAATTGTGTTTTCGTTTCTGCGCCGTGCACTCGGTACTCAAACCATGCCTCCGGATCAGATCATGGTCGGTCTTTCTCTTTTTCTTACCTTTTTTATTATGATGCCGGTCATAACGGAGGTAAATGATCAGGCTATACAGCCATATCTGGCCGAGGAACTGGAGTGGGGGGATGCCCTTGACAGAGCAAGCAGACCTGTGAGAAATTTCATGTTAAGGCAGGTAAGTGAGAAGGATGTGGCTTTGTTTGTAAGGATCTCAGGGGCCCCGGCGCCCAGGAATGTGGATGATCTGCCCATGAGTGTTATAATCCCCGCCTTTATTACAAGTGAACTCAAAACAGGATTCATAATCGGCTTTATACTCTTCATCCCTTTTCTTGTGATAGATATGATTGTTGCCAGCGTGCTCTTATCGATGGGTATGATGATGCTGCCGCCGGTGATGATTTCAATGCCTTTTAAAATAATTTTGTTTGTTTTGGTTGATGGCTGGCATCTGATTGTGCGTCAGCTGGTAGTGTCTTTTAACTAG
- a CDS encoding Flagellar hook protein FlgE, producing MVRSLYSSISGLRNHQVALDVTGNNIANVNTVGFKAGRITFKESMSQLLQGATRPAGNAGGTNPLQVGLGMSIGSIDSMLTQGNLQTTGQITDLALEGRGYFAYSSGEGTFYSRNGALQLDANGRLVSPTNGFTLQGMMASADGTYPPGSRIGDIRIPYGDKAPARETSEVKFSSNLDSDSHGLGTVTHTNRFIARAEGVNTLTSLFDENGNSLGIRAGDVLTIAAGGETPVRFTVQRDSTLADLANVLQTYLVENVNEFITVDTADGNLQIDTSLTGGVPVNNLQISSSRPGSNSYVSNTFGFPPTIPSGQVATSAGIRTPATENHALNEVYDAAGQTLGLEVGDSININGAVGGSAITTSGRVFSLDAADPDTVTTIGDLLTHIQEAFNLPPTDGTADNNRSVSINEPDIDGDRVPAGAIVIRGQPEQAFAITSVSISATDSNNEPPAPTRFNANMGFTQIQAARDTGVHDTSIVVYDQSGDAHTLTMTFTHSGQPGEWLWEISTEGGQEIIGGNSGRMTFGQDGSPSSFTYDDSATSFRFDPMNGSNVVSLNLNVGTPGSFEGITQFRAPSTTVAREQDGYPMGRLQEISIDEKGEISGIYSNGVNKSIALIHVAEFNNPAGLMRVSDSMFAVSNNSGEAVMLRPGISSSTKIKPGSLEMSNVELATEFTDMITTQRGYQANARVITTSDSLLQELVQLVR from the coding sequence ATGGTTAGATCGCTTTATTCCAGTATCAGTGGCTTGAGAAATCATCAGGTAGCTCTGGATGTAACCGGTAACAATATAGCAAACGTTAACACAGTCGGATTTAAGGCCGGCCGTATCACTTTTAAAGAATCAATGTCGCAGCTTCTTCAGGGTGCCACTCGTCCTGCGGGAAATGCAGGGGGAACCAACCCGCTTCAGGTAGGGCTTGGAATGTCAATCGGATCTATTGACAGCATGTTGACTCAGGGTAATCTTCAGACAACCGGTCAGATCACCGATCTGGCTTTGGAGGGAAGGGGATATTTTGCCTATTCAAGCGGTGAGGGCACATTTTACAGCAGAAATGGTGCGCTTCAGCTCGATGCCAATGGGCGTCTTGTTTCTCCTACAAACGGTTTCACGCTTCAGGGTATGATGGCATCTGCCGACGGAACCTATCCTCCAGGTAGCAGAATCGGTGATATTCGTATCCCTTACGGTGATAAAGCTCCTGCAAGAGAAACCTCTGAAGTTAAGTTTTCGTCAAACCTCGACTCCGACTCCCATGGTCTTGGTACAGTTACACACACAAATCGGTTTATCGCAAGAGCTGAAGGTGTAAACACATTGACCTCCCTTTTTGATGAAAACGGAAACAGTCTTGGTATCAGAGCCGGTGATGTTCTGACAATCGCAGCCGGGGGGGAAACTCCTGTGCGTTTTACGGTTCAAAGGGATTCAACACTGGCGGATTTGGCTAATGTTCTGCAGACCTATCTGGTTGAAAATGTAAATGAGTTTATAACTGTGGATACAGCCGATGGAAACCTTCAGATCGATACCTCCCTGACAGGCGGTGTACCTGTGAACAATCTTCAGATCAGCAGTTCAAGACCTGGTTCAAACTCATATGTCTCAAACACTTTTGGCTTTCCGCCAACCATACCTTCCGGGCAGGTTGCAACAAGTGCCGGGATCCGCACACCTGCAACGGAAAACCATGCACTCAATGAGGTGTACGATGCTGCAGGTCAAACCCTCGGGCTTGAAGTAGGGGATAGTATAAATATTAACGGAGCAGTCGGGGGAAGTGCTATCACTACATCCGGAAGAGTGTTCTCACTCGATGCTGCTGACCCTGATACTGTTACAACTATTGGGGATCTGCTTACCCATATTCAGGAAGCATTCAATCTGCCTCCAACAGACGGAACTGCTGACAACAACCGCTCGGTATCAATAAATGAGCCGGATATTGACGGTGACCGTGTTCCTGCTGGAGCAATAGTGATCCGGGGCCAACCTGAGCAGGCCTTTGCAATCACCAGTGTCTCAATCTCTGCAACTGATTCCAACAACGAGCCTCCGGCGCCAACCCGTTTTAATGCAAATATGGGTTTTACACAGATTCAGGCCGCCCGCGATACTGGTGTGCATGATACATCTATCGTTGTGTACGATCAGTCCGGAGATGCTCACACCCTCACTATGACTTTCACCCATTCTGGTCAGCCCGGTGAGTGGCTCTGGGAGATTTCAACCGAAGGCGGGCAGGAGATTATAGGCGGAAACAGTGGTAGAATGACTTTTGGTCAGGATGGATCTCCCTCTTCATTCACTTATGATGATTCAGCCACATCATTCCGTTTTGATCCGATGAACGGTTCAAATGTGGTGTCATTAAACTTAAATGTCGGGACTCCCGGCTCTTTCGAAGGTATAACTCAGTTCCGTGCACCATCAACCACTGTGGCCCGTGAACAGGATGGATACCCAATGGGAAGACTTCAGGAGATCTCTATCGATGAAAAGGGTGAAATCAGCGGAATATATTCCAATGGTGTGAATAAATCGATAGCCCTGATACATGTGGCTGAGTTTAACAATCCCGCAGGGTTGATGAGGGTCAGTGACAGTATGTTTGCTGTGTCCAACAATTCTGGTGAAGCGGTAATGCTTAGGCCCGGAATCAGTTCTTCAACCAAAATCAAACCGGGTTCGCTTGAAATGTCAAATGTCGAGCTTGCTACAGAGTTTACCGATATGATCACAACCCAGCGTGGTTATCAGGCAAATGCAAGAGTGATCACTACCAGTGACTCTTTGCTTCAGGAACTTGTTCAGCTTGTACGTTGA
- a CDS encoding Flagellar protein FlbD encodes MIALRRLNNQEFILNADLIETVEATPDTMITLTTGRKLMVQNSIEELVRKAIKYRQLCNQTIQIVKSDGSSKDSYEKNQD; translated from the coding sequence GTGATAGCGCTTAGACGTTTGAATAATCAGGAGTTTATTCTCAATGCCGATCTGATAGAAACGGTTGAGGCCACTCCGGATACGATGATTACTCTCACAACCGGACGGAAACTAATGGTCCAAAACAGCATCGAGGAGTTGGTGCGCAAAGCAATCAAATATCGACAGCTCTGTAATCAGACCATACAGATTGTGAAATCTGATGGTAGCAGTAAAGATAGTTACGAGAAAAATCAGGATTGA
- a CDS encoding Flagellar motor rotation protein MotA: MDLATIIGFACAIFLILFGIQLPNLGAFIDPPSLFIAIGGAISATVAAFPASKILNSIGVVKNAFFVTNSAPVEIIQQLVGFAEQARREGILALEARALEIKDEFMKKGIQLAVDGTEPELIKDILSTEISFTESRHEEGVKLFDFLATMGPSFGMIGTLIGLVLMLGSMSDVESIGPNMAVALITTLYGSLLANVVCLPIVEKLKGYSRKEILIKELMLEGIMSLQSGDNPRIVEQKLTAFLEPGLRASALKERTA, encoded by the coding sequence ATGGACCTGGCCACGATTATTGGATTCGCATGTGCGATATTTTTGATTCTATTCGGTATTCAACTCCCCAATCTGGGAGCATTTATCGACCCGCCGTCACTGTTTATTGCTATCGGGGGAGCTATATCTGCCACTGTTGCTGCATTTCCCGCAAGTAAAATCCTCAACTCCATTGGTGTAGTGAAGAATGCGTTTTTTGTAACCAATTCGGCACCGGTGGAGATTATACAGCAGTTGGTGGGCTTTGCCGAGCAGGCGCGCAGAGAGGGGATACTTGCACTAGAAGCCAGGGCTCTTGAGATCAAAGATGAATTTATGAAAAAGGGGATTCAGCTTGCGGTTGACGGCACAGAGCCGGAACTGATAAAAGATATCCTCAGTACTGAAATCTCCTTCACGGAATCGAGGCATGAAGAGGGGGTTAAACTATTTGATTTTCTGGCCACCATGGGGCCCTCCTTTGGAATGATAGGGACTCTTATCGGTTTGGTTCTGATGCTTGGTAGTATGTCTGATGTGGAATCTATCGGGCCCAATATGGCCGTGGCTCTGATCACTACGCTGTATGGATCTTTGCTTGCAAACGTGGTGTGTCTGCCGATCGTGGAGAAGCTCAAGGGGTATTCAAGAAAAGAGATTTTGATTAAAGAGCTGATGCTTGAGGGGATTATGTCTCTGCAGTCAGGTGACAACCCAAGAATTGTGGAACAGAAGCTTACCGCCTTTCTTGAACCGGGACTTAGGGCTTCTGCATTAAAAGAGAGGACTGCTTAA
- a CDS encoding Flagellar biosynthesis protein FliL, with amino-acid sequence MNKKNDAQENAGAEKSAKAPAKGNKPLFFAILAGVLILNSVMAFFLFQVTRPEDPDVKAARALEDSLRVAMEQATEIGAITEAPIEGVVNIAGTDGERFLKASIIFEYDSDRYPQLGAELQRRAPRLRDLFLGHLSKLTLFEVTEPDARDKIRKDLLRLINNSLPPRVGEVRDVLFVEYIIQ; translated from the coding sequence ATGAACAAAAAAAATGATGCACAGGAAAATGCAGGTGCGGAAAAAAGTGCCAAAGCCCCTGCAAAAGGAAACAAGCCTCTGTTTTTCGCTATTTTGGCTGGGGTACTTATCCTCAACTCTGTAATGGCATTTTTCCTTTTTCAGGTAACCAGGCCGGAAGATCCGGATGTGAAAGCTGCAAGGGCTCTGGAGGATTCCCTTCGGGTGGCAATGGAGCAGGCTACTGAGATAGGTGCAATCACAGAGGCGCCTATTGAGGGGGTAGTGAACATTGCCGGCACCGATGGTGAGCGCTTCCTGAAAGCATCAATTATTTTTGAGTACGATAGTGACAGATATCCTCAGCTTGGAGCAGAACTTCAGAGACGGGCACCTCGCTTACGTGATTTGTTTTTAGGGCATCTTTCAAAACTGACACTTTTTGAGGTTACAGAACCTGATGCAAGAGACAAAATCAGAAAAGATCTCCTCAGGCTGATAAACAATTCCCTGCCCCCCAGAGTGGGTGAGGTGAGGGATGTGTTATTTGTTGAATATATAATACAGTAA
- a CDS encoding Flagellar motor switch protein FliM produces MSDILSQEEVDALLNAVSSGSDNDEFASSMDLDSDYESGDSDKALSLYDFRRPDRVSKDQMRTLQNLHEGYARQFSTSLTNFLRTFVEIELVSVDQLTYSEFVMSISNPSCIYVFQMEPLEGSAIMEINPSLVFFIIDRLFGGQGKPSEQNREMTLIEQNVIHRIVERGLSDLKDIWEHIGSFHPKIDTYETNPQFVQIAPPGEIVILISLEVRMQNASGLMSICFPYMLLENVLNNLSGENWMSSQSSSTDETRVMMEQEINDIELTLSTVIGKTTLKIRDLLQLQRGDVLCLNKSKDSDLLVQIEGKTKMAAKAGVIGRKKAAKITKILQEEVPGCDE; encoded by the coding sequence GTGAGTGATATTCTTTCCCAGGAAGAAGTCGATGCGTTATTGAACGCTGTGTCATCGGGCAGTGACAACGATGAATTCGCTTCTTCAATGGATCTGGATTCAGATTATGAATCCGGTGATTCTGACAAAGCACTCTCGCTGTATGACTTTAGAAGACCCGACAGGGTTTCAAAGGATCAGATGAGAACGCTGCAGAATCTTCATGAAGGTTATGCAAGACAATTTTCAACATCACTGACCAATTTTCTAAGAACATTTGTGGAAATTGAGCTTGTGAGTGTTGATCAGCTTACGTATTCTGAATTTGTTATGTCAATATCGAATCCAAGCTGCATATACGTGTTTCAAATGGAGCCCCTGGAGGGAAGTGCGATAATGGAGATCAATCCCTCTTTGGTCTTTTTCATCATCGACAGGCTCTTTGGTGGTCAGGGTAAACCTTCCGAGCAGAACAGGGAGATGACTCTGATCGAACAGAATGTGATCCACCGGATAGTTGAGAGGGGTTTAAGTGATCTGAAAGATATCTGGGAACATATCGGTTCATTTCACCCAAAAATTGACACCTATGAAACCAATCCGCAGTTTGTTCAGATTGCCCCCCCGGGTGAAATAGTCATTCTTATCTCCCTTGAGGTGAGGATGCAGAACGCCTCAGGTCTTATGAGCATATGTTTTCCTTATATGTTGCTTGAAAATGTGCTCAATAACCTCTCAGGTGAGAACTGGATGTCATCTCAAAGTTCATCCACCGATGAGACCAGAGTGATGATGGAGCAGGAAATAAACGATATCGAACTGACTCTCTCTACCGTCATAGGCAAAACAACTCTTAAAATAAGGGATTTGTTGCAGCTTCAGCGCGGGGATGTTCTGTGCTTAAATAAATCCAAGGATAGTGATTTGTTGGTTCAGATTGAAGGAAAGACAAAAATGGCTGCTAAAGCAGGGGTGATAGGAAGAAAAAAGGCTGCAAAGATAACAAAAATTCTTCAGGAGGAGGTGCCGGGCTGCGATGAGTGA
- a CDS encoding Flagellar biosynthesis protein FliQ, with translation MDPSSVVDIGRQALYVTLLISGPLLVVGLIIGLMVGVFQAVTQIHEMTLTFIPKILGIVTVLILLMPWMVLQLIEYTYGLFDLIGRVGR, from the coding sequence ATGGATCCTTCATCAGTTGTTGACATAGGACGGCAAGCGCTGTACGTTACGCTTCTTATCTCCGGGCCGCTGCTTGTAGTAGGACTGATCATCGGTCTTATGGTAGGTGTGTTTCAGGCTGTTACTCAGATCCATGAAATGACACTGACTTTCATACCAAAAATATTGGGAATTGTCACAGTGCTGATCTTACTGATGCCCTGGATGGTTTTGCAGTTGATTGAATACACCTACGGGCTCTTTGACCTCATCGGCAGGGTAGGAAGGTAG
- a CDS encoding Flagellar biosynthesis protein FliR — protein MGDLMVSIEHVQYILLMFVRIVTMIALLPIFGAPYIPLQVKIALSLVFSVVLFSTTLVAGLPPAPTEFSFGVFILLVVKEAMVGLAVGFVASFLFAAVQFAGRLVDTEMGFAFVELADPFSDEQVTALGQFQVILFTILFLLFNGHYFLILAIEKSFELIPLMGAQFPSGGLSAHIVKMVSDIFIIGLRLSAPLFVTLILTEISMGIVARTVPQINIFFVGLPMKVLLGLSTLFIALPMLTSMFRTMVEGLIEDIWKLLYLMA, from the coding sequence ATGGGAGATCTGATGGTCTCAATCGAACATGTGCAGTATATACTGCTCATGTTTGTAAGAATAGTTACAATGATTGCACTGTTGCCAATCTTTGGAGCACCGTATATACCTCTTCAGGTGAAAATTGCGCTCTCACTTGTCTTTTCTGTTGTTCTGTTCTCAACCACTCTGGTTGCAGGACTGCCGCCCGCGCCCACAGAGTTTTCCTTTGGGGTGTTTATTTTGCTTGTGGTGAAGGAGGCGATGGTGGGCTTGGCTGTTGGGTTTGTAGCCTCATTTCTTTTCGCTGCTGTTCAGTTTGCGGGCCGCCTGGTTGACACTGAAATGGGCTTTGCATTTGTAGAGCTTGCGGACCCCTTCTCCGATGAACAGGTTACTGCACTTGGACAGTTTCAGGTTATTCTGTTTACGATACTTTTTCTCCTCTTTAACGGACACTATTTCCTTATCTTGGCCATCGAGAAAAGCTTTGAGCTCATCCCCCTTATGGGTGCGCAGTTTCCCTCCGGGGGGCTTTCGGCTCATATTGTAAAGATGGTCAGTGATATATTCATAATAGGACTGCGGCTCTCGGCGCCTCTGTTTGTAACACTTATTTTGACGGAAATAAGCATGGGAATCGTAGCAAGAACTGTTCCCCAGATCAATATTTTCTTTGTGGGGCTGCCCATGAAAGTGTTGCTGGGGTTAAGTACCCTTTTTATCGCTCTTCCAATGCTTACCAGTATGTTCAGGACCATGGTGGAGGGATTGATTGAAGATATCTGGAAATTGTTGTACCTAATGGCTTAA